The genomic interval GATCTAATCGTATTGTTGTTGTCATGAACCTTCACCTCGTTGTATTTAAATAAACCGTCACCAGGTGGAGGTAGcgaatttttcgacgttttGTACCACCACTGATACGTGACGTACCATGTCAACACGGCAGCTACACCACCGATGAATTTCTCTATCATAATATGATAATAGAGCATCGTAGATATCAACATAATGTCCCACAGTAGCTGTTGCAGCGTCATCGCGACGAAAAGACCCCTGAGATAGGGGGTGAGCTCTTTGTGCGCCTTCTTCAAGAACTCTAAATCGGAGTTCGACAAATTCCGAAGTGGTCCGCTACTAGGATCGTTCGGAGTGGTTCGCGAGTGCTCCTCCCGCATAACCAAATCTTTTATACCCTCCCATCCGACTAACGAGGAGCCCTCTTCTGCTAGAATtaaacttgaatatatcagGATAAATGTGTGTCCGGATATGTCGAGACCACTCCAGAATTTGCCGGACTGAAGGCATTTCGCTTTCGTCTGCAATTGTATGTCCCTCGTGTTGAGGCATCGACCGTAATTCGTCTCGATGTAATTAAATAATCTGATCCATAATAACCAGGCAATCGTTGCCAGGGCCAATCTGGCAAGGTGTTTCAGTAGAAAGGACCGACGACCGCAGCCAAGTGTATGCGCAGTCAACACGACCCATGGAACGGTTACAGTCAGCAGCCACCCCCATCCCCACTTCACGAAGTATTGGTTCAGCATGTTATCCGAACGTGAGAAATATGTTCTTGGCATTGTAACAAAGTCCGCTATGATCGATACTACGAATATCGCACCACAATATATAGCAACCTTAAGTCTCGTATCGAACAGTAATGATTTTTTACAAACATGTAAAAACATCGTTACGAGAATTAGACCTATGGAACTGGGAGCAGCGGTCGGCCGAGTTCCGCCTCTGTCCTCCTGAGATGAATTCGGACGAAAGTTCAAACGGCTCGTTCTTACATTACTTGCTGTTGAACCAAACATTGTGGAATTGCCAAGCGTAGAATGCACATTTCTTCGCTTCCCCGTAGCCATCGTGTAACCAGTATAGTACAGGTTATCGCACGTACATATGTATTATTCGTATATCCAACACACGTCACATAGGCGCATGTCAGGCTATTTTCTCTTATACGAATCGAGGTTAGATTCCAGCCGCTTTTATTGCTTTCTTCATATACAGTTAACAACTTTGATTTATCAATTATTGTGGATCAGCTGATAGAAATTATCAGTCGAGTTACACACTGCATCGCACACCCGTTACTTAAAATAGTACAACTTACACTGTATGTAGTACT from Halictus rubicundus isolate RS-2024b chromosome 2, iyHalRubi1_principal, whole genome shotgun sequence carries:
- the Fitm gene encoding acyl-coenzyme A diphosphatase Fitm, with protein sequence MATGKRRNVHSTLGNSTMFGSTASNVRTSRLNFRPNSSQEDRGGTRPTAAPSSIGLILVTMFLHVCKKSLLFDTRLKVAIYCGAIFVVSIIADFVTMPRTYFSRSDNMLNQYFVKWGWGWLLTVTVPWVVLTAHTLGCGRRSFLLKHLARLALATIAWLLWIRLFNYIETNYGRCLNTRDIQLQTKAKCLQSGKFWSGLDISGHTFILIYSSLILAEEGSSLVGWEGIKDLVMREEHSRTTPNDPSSGPLRNLSNSDLEFLKKAHKELTPYLRGLFVAMTLQQLLWDIMLISTMLYYHIMIEKFIGGVAAVLTWYVTYQWWYKTSKNSLPPPGDGLFKYNEVKVHDNNNTIRSRRSTLNGTNRFMGLPIRTNQDNTETNGVNRQSDTDATTSRL